TTTAGGCATAGCGAATCCTCCTTTCTTTCACAAAAGTTATTTTCCTTTTTTCACAGATTCTTTGATGATAACATAACCATTTTTCGGTCCTGGGATAGAACCTTTAATCAATAATAAGTTGCGATCTGCATCAACTTTGACAATTTCTAAATTTTGAATCGTTACCTTATCAGTACCCATACGTCCTGGTAATGGTTTACCTTTTACTACACGGTTAGGAGCAATTGGACCCATTGAACCTGGACCTCTGTGATAACGGGAACCGTGTGCCATTGGCCCACGAGATTGATTATGTCTTTTAATTGATCCAGCAAATCCTTTACCTTTGGAAATACCTGTCACATCAACATATTCTCCTTCTGTAAATAGATCTGCTTTAACCTCCTGACCAACTTCCAAATCCATGGACATACCACGAATTTCACGAATGAAGCGCTTAGGTGCTGTACCAGCTTTTTTTGCGTGACCTTGTTCAGGTTTGTTAGCTCTTGATTCTTTCTTATCATCAAATCCGAATTGAATAGCC
This Tepidibacillus fermentans DNA region includes the following protein-coding sequences:
- the rplC gene encoding 50S ribosomal protein L3, coding for MAKGILGKKLGMTQIFNEEGNVIPVTVVEAGPCVVLQKKDLENDGYEAIQFGFDDKKESRANKPEQGHAKKAGTAPKRFIREIRGMSMDLEVGQEVKADLFTEGEYVDVTGISKGKGFAGSIKRHNQSRGPMAHGSRYHRGPGSMGPIAPNRVVKGKPLPGRMGTDKVTIQNLEIVKVDADRNLLLIKGSIPGPKNGYVIIKESVKKGK